In Penicillium oxalicum strain HP7-1 chromosome VII, whole genome shotgun sequence, one DNA window encodes the following:
- a CDS encoding Aspartate-semialdehyde dehydrogenase, with protein MAGSYPKKKCGVLGATGSVGQRFILLLADHPFLELHALGASERSANKKYKDAVRWKQSAPMSEKLSNLVLRECKAELFKDCDLVFSGLNSDIAGETEMAFIKAEIPVFSNAKNYRKDPIVPLVVPTVNPSHMDLIPHQRKHFGLKKGFLVCNSNCAVIGVVIPFAALQAKFGPVEEVEVFTEQAISGAGYPGVPSLDIVDNVIPYISGEEDKLENEAQKILGSLNGDATAFNEQAGLRIGATCTRVGVTDGHMAFVSLRFKNRPAPKAEEVAQAMREYQSEAQKLGAPSAPELAIKVFDEPDRPQPRLDRDISKGYTVSVGRIRDGAEGGYFDIRFAALSHNTVIGAAGSSILNAEVAVIKGYI; from the exons ATGGCTGGCTCATATCCCAAGAAGAAGTGCG GTGTTTTGGGTGCCACTGGATCGGTGGGACAACGCTTTATCCTTCTGCTCGCAGACCACCCATTCCTTGAACTACATGCCCTGGGAGCCTCGGAGCGCTCTGCCAACAAGAAATACAAAGATGCTGTGCGATGGAAGCAGTCTGCTCCCATGTCGGAGAAGCTGAGCAACTTGGTTCTGCGCGAGTGTAAGGCGGAGCTCTTCAAAGACTGTGACCTGGTGTTTTCTGGCTTGAACAGTGATATCGCAGGCGAGACAG AAATGGCTTTTATCAAGGCAGAAATTCCTGTGTTCTCTAACGCAAAGAACTATCGAAAGGACCCCATCGTGCCACTGGTGGTGCCTACTGTCAACCCCTCCCACATGGACCTGATCCCTCACCAACGCAAACATTTCGGTTTGAAGAAGGGATTTTTGGTCTGCAACTCCAACTGTGCTGTGATTGGCGTCGTGATTCCGTTTGCTGCCCTTCAAGCCAAGTTTGGCCCCGTCGAGGAGGTCGAGGTTTTCACCGAGCAGGCTATCTCGGGTGCGGGATACCCCGGCGTTCCCAGCTTGGACATTGTCGACAATGTGATTCCATACATCAGTGGCGAGGAGGACAAGTTGGAGAACGAGGCCCAGAAGATCCTCGGTTCTTTGAATGGGGATGCGACCGCTTTCAACGAGCAGGCTGGATTGCGGATTGGTGCCACCTGCACCCGTGTCGGCGTCACGGATGGCCACATGGCCTTTGTCTCTCTCCGCTTCAAGAATCGTCCAGCccccaaggccgaggaggttGCTCAGGCGATGCGTGAATACCAGTCCGAAGCCCAGAAACTCGGCGCTCCTTCAGCGCCCGAGTTGGCCATCAAGGTCTTCGATGAGCCAGACCGTCCCCAACCGCGTCTTGATCGGGATATCTCCAAGGGCTACACCGTGAGCGTGGGACGCATCCGTGATGGCGCCGAGGGCGGGTATTTCGATATTCGCTTCGCTGCCCTTTCTCACAACACGGTCATCGGCGCTGCTGGctcttccatcctcaatGCCGAGGTAGCTGTTATCAAGGGTTACATCTAG
- a CDS encoding 40S ribosomal protein S4-A has protein sequence MARGPIETFILTPWLHEKNFYIERELETDGHALFSKKHQKRLSAPSHWLLDKMSGTYAPKASAGPHKLRDCLPLIVFIRNRLKYALNGREVKAIMMQRLVKVDGKVRTDTTFPAGFMDVISLEKTGEHFRLIYDTKGRFTVHRIQAEEAEFKLCKVKRVQLGKGGIPFLVTHDARTIRYPDPAIKVNDTVKIDIATGKIVDFVRFDTGVVAMVTGGRNMGRVGVITHRERHEGGFSITHIKDAIDNTFATRESNVFVIGQEKPWVSLPKGKGVKLSISEERDRRRAHAIAA, from the exons ATGGCTCGCGGACC CATTGAGACGTTCATCTTGACGCCCTGGCTTCACGAGAAGAATTTTTACATTGAACGCGAACTCGAAACTGACGGTCATGCTCTTTTCAGTAAGAAGCACCAAAAGCGCCTCAGTGCGCCCTCGCACTGGCTGTTGGACAAGATGTCCGGCACCTACGCCCCCAAGGCCTCCGCCGGTCCTCACAAGCTCCGCGACTGCCTGCCCCTGATTGTCTTCATCCGCAACCG TCTGAAGTACGCTCTCAACGGTCGTGAGGTCAAGGCCATCATGATGCAGCGTCTGGTCAAGGTTGACGGCAAGGTCCGCACTGACACCACCTTCCCCGCTGGTTTCATGGACGTCATCTCCCTCGAGAAGACTGGCGAGCACTTCCGTCTCATCTACGACACCAAGGGTCGCTTCACCGTCCACCGCATtcaggccgaggaggctgagTTCAAGCTCTGCAAGGTCAAGCGTGTTCAGCTCGGCAAGGGCGGGATCCCATTCTTGGTTACGCACGATGCGCGAAC CATCCGTTACCCCGACCCTGCCATCAAGGTCAACGACACCGTCAAGATTGACATTGCTACCGGCAAGATCGTCGACTTTGTCCGTTTCGACACTGGTGTCGTCGCCATGGTTACTGGCGGTCGTAACATGGGTCGTGTTGGTGTTATCACTCACCG TGAGCGTCACGAGGGTGGTTTCTCCATCACTCACATCAAGGATGCCATTGACAACACCTTCGCTACCCGCGAGTCCAACGTGTTCGTCATTGGTCAGGAGAAGCCCTGGGTTTCCCTGcccaagggcaagggtgtcaagctctccatctctgAGGAGCGTGACCGCCGTCGTGCCCACGCCATCGCTGCTTAA